A single genomic interval of Bos taurus isolate L1 Dominette 01449 registration number 42190680 breed Hereford chromosome 6, ARS-UCD2.0, whole genome shotgun sequence harbors:
- the SRP72 gene encoding signal recognition particle subunit SRP72 isoform X1: MLLQINKDDVTALHCKVVCLIQNGSFKEALNVINTHTKVFANNSLSFEKAYCEYRLNRIENALKTIESANQQTDKLKELYGQVLYRLERYDECLAVYRDLVRNSQDDYDEERKTNLSAVVAAQSNWEKVVPENLGLQEGTHELCYNTACALIGQGQLSQAMRILQKAEDLCRRSFSEDSDGTEEDPQAELAIIHGQMAYILQLQGRTEEALQLYNQIIKLKPTDVALLAVIANNIITINKDQNVFDSKKKVKLTNAEGVEFKLSKKQLQAIEFNKALLAMYTNQAEQCRKISASLQSQSPERLLPVLIQAAQLCREKQHTKAIELLQDYSDQHPENAAEIKLTMAQLKISQGNISKACLILRSIDELKHKPGMVSALVTMYSHEEDIDSAIEVFTQAIQWYQNHQPKSTAHLSLIREAANFKLKYGRKKEAISDLEQLWKQNPKDIHTLAQLISAYSLVDPEKAKALSKHLPSSDSMSLKVDVEALENSPGATYVRKKGGKVTGDNQPKEQGQGDLKKKKKKKKGKLPKNYDPKVTPDPERWLPMRERSYYRGRKKGKKKDQIGKGTQGATAGASSELDASKTVSSPPTSPRPGSAATASTSTSNIIPPRHQKPAGAPATKKKQQQKKKKGGKGGW, encoded by the exons ATGT TACTGCAGATCAACAAAGATGACGTTACTGCCCTGCACTGTAAAGTGGTGTGCCTTATCCAGAACGGAAGTTTCAAGGAAGCCTTGAATGTCATCAACACTCACACCAAAGTGTTTGCCAA taaCTCTCTTTCCTTTGAGAAGGCATACTGTGAGTATAGGCTGAACAGAATTGAGAATGCCTTGAAGACAATAGAAAGTGCCAACCAGCAGACAGACAAACTAAAGGAGCTTTATGGACAAGTG TTATACCGGTTAGAACGCTATGATGAATGCCTGGCTGTATATAGAGATCTTGTCCGAAACTCCCAAGATGATTATGAtgaggagagaaaaacaaatctttcAGCAGTTGTTGCAGCTCAAAGCAACTGGGAAAAAGTGGTTCCA GAGAACTTGGGTCTCCAAGAAGGCACGCATGAGCTGTGCTACAATACTGCGTGTGCTCTCATAGGACAAGGCCAGCTGAGCCAGGCGATGAGAATTCTGCAAAAAGCTGAAG ATCTCTGCCGCCGTTCATTTTCAGAAGACTCT gATGGGACTGAAGAAGACCCCCAGGCAGAACTGGCCATCATTCATGGGCAGATGGCCTATATTCTGCAGCTTCAGGGTCGTACAGAGGAGGCTTTGCAACTTTACAACCAGATAATAAAATTAAA ACCAACAGATGTGGCATTGCTAGCTGTGATTGCAAATAACATCATTACAATTAACAAG GACCAAAATGTCTTTGActccaagaagaaagtgaaattaaCCAATGCAGAAGGAGTGGAGTTTAAGCTTTCTAAGAAACAACTGCAAGCTATAGAATTTAACAAAGCTTTACTTGCTATGTACACAAATCAG GCAGAACAGTGTCGCAAAATATCTGCCAGTTTACAGTCGCAAAGTCCTGAGCGTCTCCTTCCTGTGTTGATCCAAGCTGCCCAGCTCTGCCGTGAAAAGCAGCATACAAAAGCAATAGAGCTGCTTCAG GACTATTCAGATCAGCATCCAGAAAACGCTGCTGAAATTAAGCTGACCATGGCACAGCTGAAAATTTCCCAAG GTAATATTTCCAAAGCATGTTTGATATTGAGAAGCATAGACGAATTAAAGCATAAACCAGGCATG GTGTCTGCATTAGTGACGATGTACAGCCATGAGGAAGATATTGACAGTGCCATTGAAGTCTTTACACAAGCCATCCAGTGGTATCAAAACCATCAG CCCAAATCTACTGCTCATTTGTCCTTGATAAGGGAAGCTGCAAACTTCAAACTCAAATATGGGCGGAAGAAGGAGGCAATTAGTGACCTAGAACAGCTATGGAA acAAAATCCGAAAGATATTCACACCCTGGCGCAGCTTATTTCTGCTTACTCACTTGTAGATCCTGAGAAGGCAAAAGC TCTTAGTAAACACTTGCCCTCATCGGATAGTATGTCTCTAAAAGTAGATGTTGAGGCTCTTGAAAATTCTCCTGGTGCTACATACGTTCGGAAGAAGGGTGGAAAAGTTACTGGAGACAATCAACCAAAGGAGCAAGG ACAGggagatttgaaaaaaaagaagaaaaaaaagaagg GAAAACTGCCTAAGAATTATGACCCAAAAGTGACCCCAGATCCAGAAAGATGGTTACCAATGCGTGAACGTTCCTACTACCGAGGAAGAAAGAAGGGTAAAAAGAAGGATCAGATTGGGAAAGGGACCCAGGGAGCAACTGCAGGAGCTTCCTCTGAACT GGATGCCAGTAAAACTGTGAGCAGCCCACCCACCTCGCCAAGACCTGGCAGTGCAGCCACAGCATCTACATCTACAAGTAATATCATACCCCCACGACACCAGAAACCCGCTGGGGCTccagcaacaaaaaagaaacagcaacagaaaaagaagaaaggtggaAAAGGTGGCTGGTGA
- the SRP72 gene encoding signal recognition particle subunit SRP72 yields the protein MASGGSGGVSVPALWSEVNRYGQNGDFTRALKTVNKILQINKDDVTALHCKVVCLIQNGSFKEALNVINTHTKVFANNSLSFEKAYCEYRLNRIENALKTIESANQQTDKLKELYGQVLYRLERYDECLAVYRDLVRNSQDDYDEERKTNLSAVVAAQSNWEKVVPENLGLQEGTHELCYNTACALIGQGQLSQAMRILQKAEDLCRRSFSEDSDGTEEDPQAELAIIHGQMAYILQLQGRTEEALQLYNQIIKLKPTDVALLAVIANNIITINKDQNVFDSKKKVKLTNAEGVEFKLSKKQLQAIEFNKALLAMYTNQAEQCRKISASLQSQSPERLLPVLIQAAQLCREKQHTKAIELLQDYSDQHPENAAEIKLTMAQLKISQGNISKACLILRSIDELKHKPGMVSALVTMYSHEEDIDSAIEVFTQAIQWYQNHQPKSTAHLSLIREAANFKLKYGRKKEAISDLEQLWKQNPKDIHTLAQLISAYSLVDPEKAKALSKHLPSSDSMSLKVDVEALENSPGATYVRKKGGKVTGDNQPKEQGQGDLKKKKKKKKGKLPKNYDPKVTPDPERWLPMRERSYYRGRKKGKKKDQIGKGTQGATAGASSELDASKTVSSPPTSPRPGSAATASTSTSNIIPPRHQKPAGAPATKKKQQQKKKKGGKGGW from the exons ATGGCGAGCGGCGGCAGTGGGGGGGTTTCGGTGCCTGCGCTTTGGAGTGAAGTGAACCGTTATGGCCAGAACGGTGACTTCACGCGCGCTCTCAAAACCGTCAACAAGA TACTGCAGATCAACAAAGATGACGTTACTGCCCTGCACTGTAAAGTGGTGTGCCTTATCCAGAACGGAAGTTTCAAGGAAGCCTTGAATGTCATCAACACTCACACCAAAGTGTTTGCCAA taaCTCTCTTTCCTTTGAGAAGGCATACTGTGAGTATAGGCTGAACAGAATTGAGAATGCCTTGAAGACAATAGAAAGTGCCAACCAGCAGACAGACAAACTAAAGGAGCTTTATGGACAAGTG TTATACCGGTTAGAACGCTATGATGAATGCCTGGCTGTATATAGAGATCTTGTCCGAAACTCCCAAGATGATTATGAtgaggagagaaaaacaaatctttcAGCAGTTGTTGCAGCTCAAAGCAACTGGGAAAAAGTGGTTCCA GAGAACTTGGGTCTCCAAGAAGGCACGCATGAGCTGTGCTACAATACTGCGTGTGCTCTCATAGGACAAGGCCAGCTGAGCCAGGCGATGAGAATTCTGCAAAAAGCTGAAG ATCTCTGCCGCCGTTCATTTTCAGAAGACTCT gATGGGACTGAAGAAGACCCCCAGGCAGAACTGGCCATCATTCATGGGCAGATGGCCTATATTCTGCAGCTTCAGGGTCGTACAGAGGAGGCTTTGCAACTTTACAACCAGATAATAAAATTAAA ACCAACAGATGTGGCATTGCTAGCTGTGATTGCAAATAACATCATTACAATTAACAAG GACCAAAATGTCTTTGActccaagaagaaagtgaaattaaCCAATGCAGAAGGAGTGGAGTTTAAGCTTTCTAAGAAACAACTGCAAGCTATAGAATTTAACAAAGCTTTACTTGCTATGTACACAAATCAG GCAGAACAGTGTCGCAAAATATCTGCCAGTTTACAGTCGCAAAGTCCTGAGCGTCTCCTTCCTGTGTTGATCCAAGCTGCCCAGCTCTGCCGTGAAAAGCAGCATACAAAAGCAATAGAGCTGCTTCAG GACTATTCAGATCAGCATCCAGAAAACGCTGCTGAAATTAAGCTGACCATGGCACAGCTGAAAATTTCCCAAG GTAATATTTCCAAAGCATGTTTGATATTGAGAAGCATAGACGAATTAAAGCATAAACCAGGCATG GTGTCTGCATTAGTGACGATGTACAGCCATGAGGAAGATATTGACAGTGCCATTGAAGTCTTTACACAAGCCATCCAGTGGTATCAAAACCATCAG CCCAAATCTACTGCTCATTTGTCCTTGATAAGGGAAGCTGCAAACTTCAAACTCAAATATGGGCGGAAGAAGGAGGCAATTAGTGACCTAGAACAGCTATGGAA acAAAATCCGAAAGATATTCACACCCTGGCGCAGCTTATTTCTGCTTACTCACTTGTAGATCCTGAGAAGGCAAAAGC TCTTAGTAAACACTTGCCCTCATCGGATAGTATGTCTCTAAAAGTAGATGTTGAGGCTCTTGAAAATTCTCCTGGTGCTACATACGTTCGGAAGAAGGGTGGAAAAGTTACTGGAGACAATCAACCAAAGGAGCAAGG ACAGggagatttgaaaaaaaagaagaaaaaaaagaagg GAAAACTGCCTAAGAATTATGACCCAAAAGTGACCCCAGATCCAGAAAGATGGTTACCAATGCGTGAACGTTCCTACTACCGAGGAAGAAAGAAGGGTAAAAAGAAGGATCAGATTGGGAAAGGGACCCAGGGAGCAACTGCAGGAGCTTCCTCTGAACT GGATGCCAGTAAAACTGTGAGCAGCCCACCCACCTCGCCAAGACCTGGCAGTGCAGCCACAGCATCTACATCTACAAGTAATATCATACCCCCACGACACCAGAAACCCGCTGGGGCTccagcaacaaaaaagaaacagcaacagaaaaagaagaaaggtggaAAAGGTGGCTGGTGA